The window ttttgttttggggagggagttttttttttttgtttgttaataagggatttagtttttaaataaaagacaGATGTTTAATACCTACAGTATTTATTTTGACTTTTACTTTTGGGAGTTGCGCGATAAGGCACATTTTTCTTTGGAAATTCGAGTCGAGTATAAATTCGGACGGGTTTTGAAAACTCGGTCTCTTTGGTTTTGGTGACAATTCTCTCCGTCGGTGGTGAAGAAAAGCAACGACGAGTGTAAATCAGCGTAGAtacacattttggaaaatttgcgCTTAAATTTTGGCGTCTTGAGGCTAATCCGAAGTCATCGGAAATATCACTCCCGTTGAAAAGTCGCGGTTAAGTCTTTTCTATAACCCGATCCGGATATTTTAACcggatttaatatttttcaccattttccataaattttgGGCGTAGACCTCGACCAACTGAGGTAAGAATTGCTTATTTCGGTTAATCATAACTTTTCCCATCCATATCACAAcattcttattatttattgattagcATAATTTCATTGATTAGATTTAcacttttcattaaaaaaaaaaaaaaagaaaatcaaccGTTCACACTTACATCCGTTCATTCTTTTCATCCATTCCCTtagcgaatttttttttttaatcggtaaTTACGATCCGTAGATCTTTCTTTTGGGGGAAccatttttgttaatgaaatTCTTGGTCCTAAAGTTCTGAGcacattttattaactttaatacCGCTGGATATCCACTCCTTACGATCCTTAAGATCATCCAACTCATACCTTTTCGAAGTTGACTAtgaaagtataaaaaaaaaaagaagacaaCTTAAGGTCAGATCAACAATTCGTTTTaaactttgaattttttttattctacttTATTGTCTGTTTACTGtttcaattattaagtttgataattcaattttttttttgtacattatAATAATACTTACCTAGTATAATTTAGgatcttatttaaaaaaaaaaaaaaaaaaaaaaagaataacatACAACTAAATTTAGGATAtagaattttgttttgttttgaatttgcGAATcatttgattataatttatttttttacttttgtaaAAGAGTTTAAttggtatatttttttttgttattattttgatattcaatttttttttttaatttaatcgatTTCTGAAACAAGTACTTGAGGTAGACAATCGGTGTCCCGGTCAATCAggtgtttcatttttttttttggttatccAATTAAATCTTcttagtttcatttttttttttgatatttatttttatttgatttaacctatataatttattttattttatttgatttttttttgcaatatatTCATATCATTTTGCTTACCTGCATCTATTgagtttctttattttctctcTATATCTTTGTGTTGTTAAATTTTCGTTATTGTATGAACTCTTGTTTCCAACATCACAATCAGTGCCCGTTGCGAATTAACGGATTGTGTGGCGCCTTAAATAAATCGAACCTTCCCTTCTCCAAACGAGTTTGCCGGGGAGTTCGCAACAAACTGGTTAGGTTTAACGATAACGTAAATTGTTTTGCGGGTTGTGTGTCGATCGGGtgacaatttcaaaattgtcataattttcatttcgGGTGCGTTTTggtttacctttttttttaagccGTAACAATGTATACTTTCTTCCTGTAGTCGAGATGTTTTCTTATGATTACACATTGATATGGGAAGGTGTCGCAATATTTCGTAAGCGCACGTTGGTCGTTTGCTTGTATCTAAACTTGTAGCTTGGCATAGGTATTCTTCGCGTTGGAATTCTTTACATTTGGTACCGGTCGTAAAGTActtatctttattttctgcTAGGTACGGTTGGGGGATGTTGAGAATAAGATAATGGGATTATTGTTTAATAGGTAATGGAATTAAGTGATAATACTGGTAGGTTGTCATTTCAATTAAAGGAATTTGTAACAAGAAGGTGAGAATGTGGCCCTTCATGTACGCTTTTACTGTTATGGTCTTTTCTATTGTTTCCACAAATTTCATCAGTTCGTCATATTCTTTCGTTAATTTGTCAATTTGTATCGCTAGTGGTTCGAGGTCACATTGTACCACCGTTGTCCATTGGCTGACCTGGTTTTTGGCTGTTCCCAGATGTAATGGAAATAAAGGGCCGTCTAACGTTGTTATTCGGACCTCGGGTCTTGCCCAGGAGCATCTGAAACAATACCGTGTTTAAGATGTCTTGTATGGTATGTTTGTACTCCCCTTCTAGTTTGAACTTCTACTGTGCTATTATCATTTACTTTGATAATGGTGTATGGTCCAAAGTAGGGTTTGACCATTTTATTGCTTTTCGTTATATTTTCTACGTATACCTTTTCTCCAATTTTCCATGTTGAAACTCTTActtgttcttgttgtttttcTTGAGTTTTTAGTTTCCGGTTCTcgtcttttttctttaagcTTTCGTACATAATTGCCATTCGACTTTTACGTTTGTCTATAATATCTTGATACGTCGGGGCATCGTAAAATAGGTCGAGTGGATTTCTCGTTTTTGTATGGCCAAAAAGTGCTTCAAATGGAGTCATTCCTGTTGCGCTATTGATGGTGTTATTGTACGCAATTGTAGCAGAtcgaattttcttttcttttgttaTACCGGGATCTTCATCAAGGCATCTCAGATGTTCTAGTAAGGTAGAATGGAATCTCTCTACATTAGCTTGACTTTCTGGGTTCTTTGCTGTACCGAAGTGCAAAGTGATTCGATGTAATACGGCCAATTCTTTTACTACTTGGTTGTTAAACTCTGATCCTTTGTCGAAACGAATTTCTCTCGGGATTCCGTAGTAATTGAAGTAGTCCAGAAATGCTTCGACAATATCTGTTGGATTTttacttttgattttaatcgCATGTCCCAAACGTGTAAACGAGTCTACAATTGTTAGATATTTATTGTTTGCGAAAGAGAAAGTATCAACGAATAATTTTTCGAATGGGGCGTCTGGAGTTTCAGTTATCGGTAATAATGGTACATCGTGTCTTCGATTGTATTTAGCCCTGTTACATATTTCACAGGCTTTAATAACCTTGGTGATTGTTTCCTCCATTTTCGACCACCAGTATTTCCGTTTGAGATGTTCTAAAGTTTCTTGTATACCACGATGGTTCGTCATTCCTTCGTGATACGTTGTTACTATTTCGATCGTCTTTGCTTCATCTGAAATAGCTTCCGCTCGTCGTAGGCACCTGATTATCCGTGGTCCTCTATCtgatatttcattattataaacgTTACACATTTGTTGATAGAGCTCGTCGACAGACGTGtacatataaaatgttttatttccaGCCAtgtagtttttatataaatttagaatGTGTTCGTATTGGTTTTCTGCTGGGATTCGTACCAAGTGTATGGTGTTATCTCCTCTTgttttgattgtaatttctAATCCATTTCCCAAACTCTTTGTTATAATGAACTGCGTCTTTttgtaagttaattttaaaattagctgAATTTAAACGGTCGAAaactttaattagtttttgtatATGCTCTTGCAGCGATGAAGAGTAAATAACGATATCATCGAGATATACCAGGCATGTGTCTTCTAGTAAACCACGTAAAACTTCGTCCATTAGACGCTGGAAGGTAGCCGGGGCGTTTTTCAATCCGAAAGGCATTCTTTTAAATTCGAAATGGCCTTGTTCGGTGCTTAACGCTGTTTTTTCTCTATCTTCCGGTTCCATTTCGACTTGGTGGTAGCCTGATGCCAAATCGAGAGAGGTGAAATAGTTTGCCCTGCCCAATTTATCTAATATATCGGCAATGTTTGGAATTGGATATTTGTTTTCTATCATTCTTTCGTTTAGTCGTCGGAAGTCAACTACCATTCGATATTTTATTCTTCCGTCTTTTTGGGTTGTTACAATATGGACAGGTGCGTTCCAAGGCGAAACGCTTTCTTTCACGATGTCTTGTCGTAGTAGTTCCatagtttgtttttttatttccttttttgtctCGATTGGTTGACGATAATTTCGAACATAGATGGGTCTATTATCTTTTAGGTTAAgatgatgttttattttatgagcaAAAGTTAATTGTTGTCCCTCTATATGGAATAAATGTTTGTATTTCGATAATAATGCTTGAAGAGCCttcttttcttctaaatttagatgatccaatttcaaattcttttcaacatttttttcttgaagTGCCGCTAAATGgtttttatctataaaattataaccgatgtttatttcttcttcaatttcgCTTACAGGTTGCACTTCTATCGGCGTCGGATTCAAACGGATCAGGTTTCCATAAttgtttgtaacaaaaatttgcGTTTCATGGTTTTTTACTTCGACGAGTGCTTCCGGGATCATTACGTTGTCTGTATCATCTTTCATTACAGGAAACAAAGCTAAGCCATTTTCAATGTTAGTGACCTGAAAACTCATTAATGACTGCGAGTATGGTTTAATTGTTTGAGTATTGTCAATTTTGTAAGGAATTGTTGTATTATCTGTAACAATGACTTGTTTCTTTGTATCAAGCGAAGCTCCTAATTTTGTTAACAGATCGAAACCAAATAAACCATCAAATGTACGTGAATAATCAAAGCATACAAATAAATGATATTCCGGTGATTTAAAGATGTTAGGAAGCGGTGCGTAAACCGCGCTTCTTGTTTTTTTCAACTCCGTGAGGTGTTCTTATATTAAATTCCTGACTATCGCATGCGTAAACCGATTTAACTTCTTCATATAACTTCGAATTGATAAGAGAACATTCTGCTCCCGTATCTATAAGAAATCTTAAGCCTTCAAATTCGACGTAGGGTAGTAACGGATCTTGTGAATAGGCTTTGTTCGAAATCGTTACGTTAATTGCTCTTGAGACGTGTCCTGGGGAAAATCCTGCGTCTCAACGTCTTCTGTGTATTCGACGTTTTCATCGATATGTCGTTCCCCATAGTTATCGTCCGTTTGGTCATCATCAGGATATTGGACATAGATATTGGCTTCGGTTGTTTCTGATGGAAGCTCAATATTATTTGACATCCATTGTCTCTTTGGGGCTGGTCGGTTGATAGATGAAGCTGGACGTTTGTTACTATTGTCTATTTCCATCGGTGTTGGTCTAAATGGTCGTTGTTGAAATTGTGCCGGGGTTCTCACAAATGGTTGATTGTTTTCTTGTCTGGGATAAAACATTGGACGAGGTGGTAGTATTGCGGgtggaataaatttatttggcTGTCCATACTGTTGTGGCATAACCATGGGAGGTTTTTGCATCGAGTTTGGACGTTGAGCTACCATGGGATGTGGTCTGATAATGGTACGCAATGGCGATGCAATTGGCTGccttgtattaaaaagaaaacgctGTTTCTGGGTGTTATAGTTAGTAATTTCCAGGGCGTATCCTTCTGCTGTCTCAATATCGGTGGGCTGTCGTAATTTAACTTCTAAACCGATGTTGGGATTTATCAAGTCTAATCCAAATAGGTAAGTTCTTAGAGCTATCTGGTTGTATTGCTCTTGTTTGAGGTTGCGGATCGGTACATTGTCTTCTTCCAAGTTAACCTTAGAAAGAAGAGTGTAAAGAGTTGATTTAATCTTATTAGAGTAGCTGGCTGTACTGTCTTCTTTTTGTGGAACCAAACTATTCAAATCATAAACAAGAACCTCTTCGGATCGTTTATCACCGAATGAATGAATTAGAATTTGTTTAAGTTCGGGCCAAGTGGTGGGTGTTTTATTTGCATCCACCGCCTCGCGTGCTTTGGCACATAGTCTAcccataaaaatcattaacagTCTTTTAGATGTGCGAATTTCCTCTGGTCTTGCAGGTGCTGTTGGTAAATATTCTTCAATCAAGAATTCGCAGGCATTAATATAACTCTTCAGAGTTATTCTGTCTCCGCCAAAGACTGGTATCAAATCTTGGTCTACTTTCGATATTTTTCTTGCCATTTCTATTTCGTTGATTGCCTCCAGTAAGTCGTTTAAATTGTCCAGAGCGTATTAGGTTTAAGTCGCGGAAATGAAAAGGAATAAAGGATGGCAGAAATAAAGATACAGTACAAtaagaatgaataaaattgttgtcatTGATTCTCTTTTGAGTAGTCCCGGGAATCGATCGGCAATTGGAGAGGATCCAAATTCCTCGGCGGGttctacttttcttctttcttctcGTATCCGGTAATAAAGAACTTGAAAGTTCACCACAAGTGTTCCGTAAGTCGGACCGATTTTAGGCACGATACAAGATTTAATCACTCACGTTTACCGGATCCTACTGACTGCGccaattatattatttaactgttatttagagtttttttattaaaaggacgttttaatcatttaacttttatttaaaattataatttattatataagattttataaaaacggaaGCGTAACTTGAACACCGCGTCGACGATTTGAGTACTTCGTGGAGTCGGAATTACAATTCCCCGATATCGAAGTACTCGcagttatttataacaattaattgcTGACGCTTCATATTCGGCAATTACAGTTGTTAAGGGGCAGCTACATTAGTAGTAGACAAAAGCCGAttctagaacctcctctcagaacctcaggtcaaggtcaaggccaaggtcacgtcgagtgaccatgaccttgaccttgccctgaggttctgggaggaggttccagaatcggctattgcaaagggggtcgttgaccagtaaccttgacctaaacaatgacctttactttgagctcacctcaggtcaagatcacgttgagtgaccatcaccttgatcagtaaccttgacctgaacaatgacctttactttgacctcaacggagaccttgaagtcaaccttaattgtaACCATGACATTGACCTTGTACGTGACCTGAAATGAAGGTTACACGACATGAGTTCATTGAAAACCCCACTTCGGAGGAGGTATGCTTTAAATAGCAGATAGAAAATCGTGTTCAACAGTATTGAAGTAAGAGTGTTGTGAACATGTTGACCTGCGACGTGTGTTACAAAGAGTTTACTAGACCAGATAATCTTGTGAGACATCAACGCACAGCATGTATTGGGAAACGTCGAAAGGTGGAAGAGGATCAACAAGGAGATGTTATAGTGTGTGAAATATGTGATGAACACGTAACCAGACAATGTTATTCCTCACATCTGCGTAGCAACAAACATAAACAGAAAGCCTTCGTAATAATAGATGATGgtgtagaaaaaatagattcgatatttggagataaaatatgtAGTTTTAGAGTGAGCGATCATGAACGGAAGTACGTAGACATGAAGGAATTCAGTAACCGAATTAGAGAAAATGTTATCAGTTTGATACAGTCCGTGAGGAATGTAAATGGTAGTTTAAAAGTGAATACGGAAATTTTTGGattgtatttcataaatacgaaggaagaagtggaaatcaaatcattcaacacaaaaaataaaattataacagtaGCCGTAGACTTATACCAAACATACGAGGACTTTATGGACGAGATTATGGTGAAAATGTCGGAATTCCAAGAACGGGACTCAGGTAAGAGTATAAGAATAGAAAAGTAGTAAAATGCGAAACTAAAGGTGTTAATACTGCAGGTTGGACCTTGTTGGAAATATTATATCTTGAAGTGAACTGTAACAAGTTTAATCCTACAAGAGCATCGAGCTACATCGACTTACCGACATCCATAAAAGGGAAGAGAGCGGTAATAAACGTGcaaaataacgataataagTGCTTTGCTTGGGCACTGATGTCCGCACTGTACCAACCCACAGGTTTACCGCAAAGAATATCATCATACCCAGATTATAGGgaaacagaattaaagtttGACTGCGTAACATTCCCAGTACCCATCAGAGACATACCAAAATTtgaggaagaaaataacatttcaattAACGTCTATGGTATAAATTCTTGGTATAATGGAGAGAAAATGGTAGATGATATTGTaactgtatgtatatgtaaacaGAAACGGGAGCGTCATGTAAACTTATTAGTAGTCAGCGACAATTTCGGGAATAACCactattgttggataaaaaacttatctcgACTGATAAATACACAATCATCGACTCATGAACATCAAAGATATATTTGTGAGGGTTGTTTGCAATACTTTTCAACTGAAGACAAGTTGGTACGACATCAGATGGATGActgtaaaaaagtgaaagCAACAGTACCAAGCgaacaaataaaagtgaatAAGTTCGGACATctagaaaaggaaaatgttttacaatttgaaggatttgaaaaaaaaatgaaagttccGTTTGTGGTGTACGCCGATTTCGAGGCGATTCTGAAACCCTTAACGCCCGAAGAAGGAAAAGTTTACGATGATAATAAACCATATACGGCCCGATGTTTTGAACACGAACCATACGCTTTTGCGTACTACATTAAGTGTGCTTACGATGATAACTTATCGAAATTCCAAATATACCGAGGGCGAAACGCTGCTCtggaatttattataagattggagaaggatgtaatagagatctataaacaacatttgaggCAAACAAAGGATATGATACCGCTAAGCTGTCTGGACCAATTTGTACATGAACTGAGTTCCGTATGTCACATTTGTGATAAACcaataaacaaagaagagaAAGTGTGTGATCACGATCACTTGACAGGATTGTATAGGGGTCCTGCGCATTCCGTctgcaatataaattataaattaccgaTGTTTATCCCTGTGTTTTTCCACAACCTGTCGAATTACGATGCCCACATGTTTGTGAAAAGTATTGCCCTAAACAAGGAGGAagtagaggtgatagcacaaaacaaagaaaaatatatttctttttccaaaaaaatagttgtCGGAGAAACAACCGATAACAAGGGAAAGAAACGCAaagtgtttatgaaaataagattCGTCGACTCTTTTAGATTCATGGCGAGTTCTTTGGAAAAGTTGGTTTCATATTTGGATGATAAGGATTGTGtggaagtgaaaaaaaaattcaaagactCTGAAGAATTTAGATTGATGCGCCAGAAAGGTGTATTTCCATATTCGTTCGTAGATTCGTTTGAAAAGTTGGAGTATAGTAAATTGCCTGATCATACACAGTTTTACGACATATTGAGTTCAAGTAATATTTCAAAGGAACAATACTCTAGAGCACAGACTgtatggaataaatttaagtgtACAACGTTGGGAGAATACAGTGACCTGTATTTGACGTCAGATGTGTTAATGTTGACTGAcgtctttgaaaatttcaggaCAATATCTTTGGAGAATTACAATCTGGATCCTTGCCATTATTATACTGCGCCCGGGTTTGGGTGGGATGCTCTGTTAAAAATGAcaggtgtaaaattagaattgttaTCAGACATTGACAtgttacacttttttaagaaagGAATTAGAGGCGGTCTCTGTATGTGTGTAAAACGATCTGCAATAGCAAACAACAAGTTCCTTGACGATTTTAACCCGGAAAAACCATCATCATATATTCTATACTTGGACGCTACAAATTTGTATGGGTATGCAATGAATTGTAAATTACCAACAGTCGGTTTTCGATGGTTGTCGAACCAAGAAATAGCAGATATAGATGTGGAGTGTTTAGATGATGAACACCTTGGTTATGTGTTTGAAGTGGATTTGGAGTATCCCGAAAGGTTACACAACCAGCATGATGATCTACCGTTTTGTCCCGAAAACATAATCGTTCCCGGATCGAAGCATCCTAAGTTGATTGCgaacttacaa of the Onthophagus taurus isolate NC chromosome 10, IU_Otau_3.0, whole genome shotgun sequence genome contains:
- the LOC139431525 gene encoding uncharacterized protein — translated: MLTCDVCYKEFTRPDNLVRHQRTACIGKRRKVEEDQQGDVIVCEICDEHVTRQCYSSHLRSNKHKQKAFVIIDDGVEKIDSIFGDKICSFRVSDHERKYVDMKEFSNRIRENVISLIQSVRNVNGSLKVNTEIFGLYFINTKEEVEIKSFNTKNKIITVAVDLYQTYEDFMDEIMVKMSEFQERDSGWTLLEILYLEVNCNKFNPTRASSYIDLPTSIKGKRAVINVQNNDNKCFAWALMSALYQPTGLPQRISSYPDYRETELKFDCVTFPVPIRDIPKFEEENNISINVYGINSWYNGEKMVDDIVTVCICKQKRERHVNLLVVSDNFGNNHYCWIKNLSRLINTQSSTHEHQRYICEGCLQYFSTEDKLVRHQMDDCKKVKATVPSEQIKVNKFGHLEKENVLQFEGFEKKMKVPFVVYADFEAILKPLTPEEGKVYDDNKPYTARCFEHEPYAFAYYIKCAYDDNLSKFQIYRGRNAALEFIIRLEKDVIEIYKQHLRQTKDMIPLSCLDQFVHELSSVCHICDKPINKEEKVCDHDHLTGLYRGPAHSVCNINYKLPMFIPVFFHNLSNYDAHMFVKSIALNKEEVEVIAQNKEKYISFSKKIVVGETTDNKGKKRKVFMKIRFVDSFRFMASSLEKLVSYLDDKDCVEVKKKFKDSEEFRLMRQKGVFPYSFVDSFEKLEYSKLPDHTQFYDILSSSNISKEQYSRAQTVWNKFKCTTLGEYSDLYLTSDVLMLTDVFENFRTISLENYNLDPCHYYTAPGFGWDALLKMTGVKLELLSDIDMLHFFKKGIRGGLCMCVKRSAIANNKFLDDFNPEKPSSYILYLDATNLYGYAMNCKLPTVGFRWLSNQEIADIDVECLDDEHLGYVFEVDLEYPERLHNQHDDLPFCPENIIVPGSKHPKLIANLQNKSKYIIHYVNLRECVKKGLKLTKIHRALQFQQSPWMKPYIDFNSEKRMNATNEFGKNHYKQMNNIVYGKTMENVENRVDIRLVSHWENRYRRPGAEALIAKPTFKSSKIFCHNLAAIEMQKVEVKYNKPLYVGFGVLELSKAVIYNFFYNFLKEKYGENVLLLYTDTDSLILEIFTENVYQDIKENIEMFDTSNYKLNNRHNIPPGPPIVGKMKDEYPNTILTPFYGTGAKAYCINTLEGVVKRAKGVKKYVIDKNLSVSEYKRIIEDGGSVRKKMYVFRSSYHTMYTELKNKVALSAHDDKRYVMEDGCHTLAWGNYLIEDLRREDLLDNLLELLNVNMYG